Proteins encoded in a region of the Capra hircus breed San Clemente chromosome 3, ASM170441v1, whole genome shotgun sequence genome:
- the LRRC8C gene encoding volume-regulated anion channel subunit LRRC8C, whose product MIPVTEFRQFSEQQPAFRVLKPWWDVFTDYLSVAMLMIGVFGCTLQVMQDKIICLPKRVQPSQNHSSISNVSQAVASTTPLPPPKPSPSNPVTVEMKGLKTDLDLQQYSFINQMCYERALHWYAKYFPYLVLIHTLVFMLCSNFWFKFPGSSSKIEHFISILGKCFDSPWTTRALSEVSGEDSEEKDNRKNNMSRSNTTQSGPEGSLVNSQSLKSIPEKFVVDKSTAGALDKKEGEQAKALFEKVKKFRLHVEEGDILYAMYVRQTVLKVIKFLIIIAYNSALVSKVQFTVDCDVDIQDMTGYKNFSCNHTMAHLFSKLSFCYLCFVSIYGLTCLYTLYWLFYRSLKEYSFEYVRQETGIDDIPDVKNDFAFMLHMIDQYDPLYSKRFAVFLSEVSENKLKQLNLNNEWTPDKLRQKLQTNAHNRLELPLIMLSGLPDTVFEITELQSLKLEIIKNVMIPATIAQLDNLQELSLHQCSVKIHSAALSFLKENLKVLSVKFDDMRELPPWMYGLRNLEELYLVGSLSHDISRNVTLESLRDLKSLKILSIKSNVSKIPQAVVDVSSHLQKMCIHNDGTKLVMLNNLKKMTNLTELELVHCDLERIPHAVFSLLSLQELDLKENNLKSIEEIVSFQHLRKLTVLKLWHNSITYIPEHIKKLTSLERLSFSHNKIEVLPSHLFLCNKIRYLDLSYNDIRFIPPEIGVLQSLQYFSITCNKVESLPDELYFCKKLKTLKIGKNSLSVLSPKIGNLLFLSYLDVKGNHFEILPPELGDCRALKRAGLVVEDALFETLPSDVREQMKTE is encoded by the coding sequence GTCATGCAAGACAAGATAATCTGCCTTCCGAAGAGAGTACAGCCTTCTCAGAACCACTCTTCCATTTCAAACGTCTCTCAAGCAGTGGCCAGTACCACCCCACTGCCTCCACCAAAACCATCTCCTTCTAACCCGGTCACTGTGGAAATGAAAGGGCTGAAGACAGATTTGGACCTTCAGCAGTACAGCTTTATTAACCAGATGTGCTATGAGCGAGCCCTCCACTGGTACGCCAAGTATTTCCCATACCTGGTCCTCATTCATACCCTGGTCTTCATGCTCTGCAGCAACTTTTGGTTCAAGTTCCCTGGCTCCAGCTCCAAAATAGAGCATTTCATCTCAATCCTGGGCAAGTGCTTTGACTCTCCCTGGACCACCCGAGCCTTATCTGAAGTTTCTGGGGAGGACTCAGAAGAGAAGGACAACAGGAAGAACAACATGAGCAGGTCCAACACCACCCAGTCTGGTCCAGAAGGCAGCCTGGTCAACTCTCAGTCTTTAAAGTCAATTCCTGAGAAGTTTGTGGTTGACAAATCCACTGCAGGGGCTCTGGATAAGAAGGAGGGTGAGCAGGCAAAAGCTTTATTTGAGAAGGTAAAGAAGTTCCGGCTGCACGTAGAAGAAGGTGATATACTCTATGCCATGTATGTTCGTCAGACTGTGCTTAAAGTTATAAAATTCCTCATCATCATTGCATATAATAGTGCCCTGGTTTCCAAAGTCCAGTTCACAGTGGACTGTGACGTCGACATTCAGGACATGACTGGATATAAGAACTTTTCTTGCAATCACACCATGGCGCACTTGTTTTCAAAGCTCTCTTTTTGCTACCTGTGCTTTGTAAGTATCTACGGACTGACGTGCCTTTATACGCTGTACTGGCTGTTCTACCGCTCTCTGAAGGAGTACTCCTTTGAGTATGTCCGGCAGGAGACTGGAATTGATGATATTCCAGACGTGAAAAATGACTTTGCTTTTATGCTTCATATGATAGATCAGTATGACCCTCTGTATTCGAAGAGATTCGCGGTGTTCCTATCCGAAGTGAGTGAAAACAAATTAAAGCAACTGAACTTAAATAATGAGTGGACTCCAGATAAACTGAGGCAGAAGCTGCAGACAAATGCCCATAACCGCTTGGAACTGCCTCTCATCATGCTCTCTGGCCTTCCAGACACTGTTTTTGAAATCACAGAGTTGCAGTCCCTAAAGCTTGAAATCATTAAGAACGTCATGATACCAGCCACCATCGCGCAGCTAGACAATCTCCAGGAGCTCTCTCTACACCAGTGCTCAGTCAAAATCCACAGCGCGGCGTTGTCTTTCCTGAAGGAGAATCTCAAGGTCTTGAGCGTCAAGTTTGATGACATGAGGGAGCTGCCCCCCTGGATGTATGGCCTCCGGAACCTGGAGGAGCTCTACCTGGTTGGCTCTCTGAGTCATGATATTTCCAGAAACGTCACCCTTGAGTCTCTGAGGGATCTCAAAAGCCTTAAAATTCTCTCGATCAAAAGCAACGTTTCCAAAATCCCACAGGCAGTGGTTGATGTTTCCAGCCATCTCCAGAAGATGTGCATACACAACGATGGCACCAAGCTGGTGATGCTCAACAACCTGAAGAAGATGACCAATCTGACGGAGCTGGAGCTGGTCCACTGTGACCTGGAGCGCATCCCCCACGCCGTATTCAGCCTGCTCAGCCTCCAGGAACTGGACCTCAAGGAAAATAACCTTAAATCCATAGAAGAGATCGTTAGCTTCCAGCACTTGAGGAAGCTGACAGTGCTAAAACTGTGGCATAACAGCATCACCTACATCCCAGAGCACATCAAGAAGCTCACCAGCCTGGAGCGTCTGTCCTTCAGTCACAATAAAATCGAGGTGCTGCCTTCCCACCTCTTCCTATGCAACAAAATCCGTTACCTGGACTTGTCCTACAATGACATTCGATTTATCCCACCTGAGATCGGAGTTCTACAAAGTTTACAGTATTTTTCCATCACTTGTAACAAAGTGGAGAGCCTTCCAGATGAACTCTACTTCTGTAAGAAACTGAAAACCCTGAAGATTGGGAAAAACAGCCTATCAGTACTTTCCCCCAAAATTGGaaatttgttatttctttcctaTTTAGATGTTAAAGGCAATCACTTTGAAATCCTCCCTCCTGAACTGGGTGACTGTCGGGCTTTGAAGCGAGCTGGTTTAGTTGTAGAAGATGCTCTGTTTGAAACCCTGCCTTCTGATGTCCGGgagcaaatgaaaacagaataa